In Syntrophomonas wolfei subsp. wolfei str. Goettingen G311, a single window of DNA contains:
- a CDS encoding transposase, which translates to MFKPNNDHLQGKVFSDFQRFNSVVAKRLKNSWSMVFYEQVFCLIREELFAPLYSLEWGRPNFPINILVGLEIIKHLFDYTDQELLDQYYFNYQVQYALGIENIGEIYLGERTLYNFRERVVRYSKEYPEKEALAFQQFEILTRNFLGLVGLKTDELRIDSTLISPNIKKAGRLSLAHDVLAQAVRAIPVAYRSENLNKVLEDSFKNKLLYQTKNSQLDSRLQAVLDLMSEIYVLSQNHKTIADLEKVKILLRFLNEQANCDENSGRFKAKASKEVSSDSLQSAYDTDATYRDKAGKKESGYTATFTETCNSENDVQIIVDYTVEPNNKSDVEIFQDRMDIIKDNTNASDIYADGGYYGENVINKANSKGIEIQLHYTDMTGKTAPEGQLPAHHFVFNKDMEMVQCPGGQIPSSSKYNSKTKITTSHFPKEVCNNCPHRCNCPLKEQKRDMVVRISKKSILASQVRETVNDPHIKHENISKRAAIEGTNSAIKGCQGAKRLRVRGKIKCTLQIGFKVIGHNFKQIFRALTKQIKKPKIKTKGLLCPNPN; encoded by the coding sequence TTGTTTAAGCCAAATAATGATCATCTTCAAGGAAAAGTATTTAGCGATTTCCAGCGGTTCAACTCCGTTGTAGCTAAACGGCTTAAAAATTCCTGGTCAATGGTATTTTATGAACAGGTCTTCTGCCTTATTAGAGAAGAACTATTTGCTCCGCTCTATAGTTTGGAATGGGGAAGGCCCAACTTTCCTATCAATATACTAGTAGGCCTGGAGATTATTAAACACTTGTTTGATTACACTGACCAGGAACTGCTAGATCAGTACTATTTTAATTACCAGGTACAATATGCTCTGGGAATAGAAAATATCGGTGAAATATACTTGGGAGAACGGACCTTGTACAACTTTCGAGAGAGAGTGGTTCGTTATTCCAAAGAATATCCCGAAAAGGAGGCTCTGGCTTTTCAACAGTTTGAAATACTTACCCGGAATTTCCTTGGTTTAGTCGGGCTTAAAACTGATGAACTACGCATAGATTCCACTTTAATTAGTCCCAATATCAAGAAAGCCGGTCGTCTTTCCCTGGCTCATGATGTACTGGCACAAGCAGTAAGAGCCATACCCGTCGCTTATCGCAGCGAGAATCTAAACAAAGTACTGGAAGATTCCTTCAAGAACAAATTATTATACCAGACCAAGAATAGCCAGTTAGACAGTAGATTACAGGCTGTACTGGATTTAATGAGTGAAATATATGTCCTATCCCAAAACCATAAAACTATCGCTGATTTAGAAAAGGTGAAAATCCTGCTGCGCTTCCTCAATGAACAGGCTAATTGCGATGAAAACAGCGGGCGATTCAAAGCCAAAGCAAGCAAAGAAGTCAGTTCCGATTCACTACAATCAGCGTATGATACAGATGCTACTTACCGGGATAAGGCCGGGAAAAAAGAATCGGGTTATACAGCCACATTCACCGAAACCTGTAATAGCGAAAATGATGTTCAGATTATAGTTGATTACACAGTCGAACCCAATAACAAGAGCGATGTAGAAATATTTCAGGACCGTATGGATATTATCAAAGATAATACCAATGCCAGCGATATTTACGCTGATGGCGGTTACTACGGAGAGAATGTGATAAATAAAGCCAACTCCAAAGGTATAGAAATCCAGCTCCATTACACTGATATGACTGGCAAAACAGCCCCCGAAGGACAGCTACCAGCTCATCACTTTGTCTTTAACAAAGATATGGAAATGGTACAGTGTCCGGGAGGCCAAATTCCCAGCAGCAGCAAGTACAATAGCAAAACCAAGATAACTACTAGTCATTTTCCTAAAGAAGTCTGTAATAACTGTCCTCATCGGTGCAATTGTCCTCTAAAGGAACAGAAGAGAGATATGGTAGTAAGGATATCCAAGAAATCCATACTGGCATCTCAAGTACGGGAAACAGTAAACGATCCTCACATAAAACACGAAAACATCAGCAAACGCGCTGCGATTGAGGGAACAAATTCGGCCATCAAAGGATGCCAGGGTGCAAAAAGATTAAGAGTGCGCGGTAAAATCAAATGTACCTTACAAATAGGTTTTAAGGTAATTGGTCATAATTTCAAACAGATATTTAGGGCTTTAACCAAACAGATCAAAAAACCAAAGATAAAAACAAAGGGGTTATTGTGCCCAAATCCAAATTAA
- a CDS encoding amidohydrolase family protein: MTSRNIFYFEQLGLCHNKVILAHCIHINEEEMNILAEKRVNVVHCPASNLKLASGLAPVPALLDMGAQVSLGADGAPCNNNLSQFMELRLAALIHKPFYGPTSMPAEKVFEMATLGGAQAMGQEKEIGSLEAGKKADLAIVNLEHWHNQPATHSSVYSQLVYQALASDVRATMVDGRFLMLNAALLTIDAEAVRINSEKALERILQRAGLK, from the coding sequence GTGACATCAAGAAATATTTTTTACTTTGAACAGCTGGGGCTGTGTCATAATAAAGTAATACTGGCTCATTGTATTCACATAAATGAGGAAGAAATGAACATCCTGGCCGAAAAGCGGGTCAATGTGGTTCACTGCCCGGCCTCCAACCTTAAACTAGCCTCTGGGCTGGCTCCGGTTCCAGCCTTGCTGGATATGGGAGCCCAGGTTTCGTTGGGTGCCGATGGTGCCCCCTGCAATAATAATCTTAGTCAATTTATGGAATTGCGCCTGGCGGCTTTGATTCACAAGCCTTTCTACGGTCCTACCAGTATGCCGGCGGAAAAGGTATTCGAAATGGCTACTCTGGGTGGTGCGCAGGCCATGGGACAAGAAAAAGAGATAGGCAGCCTGGAAGCTGGGAAAAAGGCTGATTTAGCTATTGTCAATCTGGAGCACTGGCATAACCAACCGGCTACACACAGTAGTGTTTACAGCCAACTGGTTTATCAGGCTCTGGCCAGTGATGTCCGGGCAACTATGGTTGATGGGAGGTTCTTGATGCTGAATGCTGCTCTGCTTACTATAGATGCTGAAGCAGTAAGAATAAATAGCGAAAAAGCCCTCGAGCGGATATTACAAAGGGCCGGGTTGAAATAG
- a CDS encoding 5'-nucleotidase C-terminal domain-containing protein: protein MKNRIVAAIFMLCTTLFLFGSVLPADASGEIVVLYTNDVHCSVDDNIGYAGLAAYKIEMEKLYGKDKVTLVDAGDAVQGSAIGYLSKGEYIIDIMNKVGYDVVTLGNHEFDYGMDRLHELMKKLDANPISCNFKSLQTGDTVFKPYKIIDFGDTQIGFVGITTPKSITSSTPKYFQDSQGNYIYGFCENSTGKELYSAVQNAVNASLAEGADCVVAVGHCGVGDTYDPWESTDIIANTTGIDVFIDGHSHSTIKGKIYPNKDGKDVVLTSTGPRLASIGKLTRSSNGTITTDLITGYIDKDENIKGHINNIKVKNEKLLNTVVAKTDVTLVINNPMTGKRLIRKCETNLGDLVADAYRDLLGADIAVVNGGGIRADIAAGDITYNDIISVHPFGNLACLITAAGQEILDLLEMGARNTPGESGGFQQVSGLTYDIHTYIKPSVILDDKGNFVKVGGEYRVHNVMIGGKPLDLNETYTVASHSYLIKNGGDGFGLFMDNTLLKDEVMIDNQVLIRYMTDKLGGVVGHEYKHMNGQGRIHIFHFKDIDNHWAKEAINDLSSSMIISGLGDGNFAPDRDLTRAEFAAIIVKALELKPENGVNPFNDVKVTDWYYQYIATASKHNIISGYGNGKFGPQDQITSEQAMSIIARAMQVSGLKAEISQSEIPSLLNFFSINGTPSAWAQNSIALCVKTGIAAKNNGNITAVKGIITRAEAAVMIRNYLEVKWGWQTLTAT from the coding sequence ATGAAAAATAGAATCGTTGCGGCTATTTTTATGCTCTGTACAACATTATTTCTGTTTGGATCAGTCTTACCGGCAGATGCCTCCGGCGAAATTGTGGTCCTATATACAAATGATGTTCACTGCAGCGTGGATGACAATATTGGATATGCCGGTCTTGCTGCCTATAAAATAGAAATGGAAAAACTCTATGGGAAAGATAAAGTAACTCTTGTCGATGCAGGTGATGCTGTTCAGGGCAGTGCAATCGGCTATCTTTCCAAAGGTGAATACATAATCGATATCATGAATAAAGTCGGATATGATGTTGTAACTTTGGGCAATCATGAATTCGACTATGGAATGGATCGTTTGCACGAGCTTATGAAAAAGCTGGATGCTAACCCTATATCGTGTAACTTTAAAAGCCTTCAAACAGGAGACACCGTATTTAAGCCCTACAAGATTATCGACTTTGGGGATACCCAAATAGGGTTTGTGGGTATAACAACCCCAAAATCCATTACCTCATCCACTCCTAAATATTTTCAAGATAGTCAGGGTAACTACATATATGGTTTTTGTGAAAACAGCACAGGCAAAGAATTATACTCAGCTGTTCAAAATGCAGTCAATGCATCGCTGGCTGAGGGCGCAGACTGCGTTGTAGCTGTGGGCCACTGCGGTGTTGGTGATACATATGATCCCTGGGAGTCAACCGATATTATTGCCAACACGACAGGTATCGATGTTTTTATCGATGGCCATTCCCACAGCACCATTAAGGGCAAGATCTATCCAAATAAGGATGGCAAAGATGTTGTTCTGACTTCCACCGGCCCCAGGCTGGCCTCAATCGGCAAGCTTACCCGTTCTTCCAACGGTACGATTACTACTGATCTGATCACTGGATACATAGACAAGGACGAAAATATAAAAGGTCATATTAATAATATTAAGGTAAAAAACGAGAAACTATTAAATACTGTTGTTGCCAAGACCGATGTTACTCTGGTTATCAACAATCCGATGACCGGTAAACGCCTTATCCGCAAATGTGAGACCAATCTTGGCGATCTGGTTGCGGATGCGTACCGCGATCTCCTGGGTGCAGACATCGCAGTTGTAAACGGCGGCGGAATTCGCGCCGATATAGCCGCCGGCGATATAACCTATAATGATATAATCTCCGTTCACCCGTTCGGTAACTTAGCATGCTTGATTACAGCTGCCGGACAAGAGATATTGGATCTGCTGGAGATGGGGGCGCGCAATACACCTGGAGAATCCGGTGGCTTTCAGCAAGTATCGGGCTTAACTTACGATATACATACTTATATAAAGCCTTCTGTCATATTGGATGATAAGGGTAACTTTGTAAAGGTAGGCGGTGAATATCGAGTACATAACGTTATGATCGGCGGAAAACCTCTTGATCTAAATGAAACCTATACCGTGGCATCACACAGCTATCTTATCAAAAATGGCGGTGACGGATTCGGGTTGTTCATGGACAATACACTCCTGAAAGACGAAGTCATGATAGACAATCAGGTTCTAATACGCTATATGACAGACAAATTAGGTGGTGTTGTCGGTCATGAATACAAGCATATGAATGGACAGGGCCGTATTCATATCTTCCATTTCAAGGACATTGATAACCACTGGGCCAAAGAAGCTATAAACGATTTAAGTTCCAGTATGATTATCAGTGGTTTGGGGGATGGAAACTTTGCTCCTGACCGTGACCTAACCCGTGCTGAGTTCGCGGCTATCATAGTTAAAGCATTGGAATTGAAGCCGGAAAATGGTGTAAATCCTTTCAATGATGTAAAAGTCACCGACTGGTACTATCAATATATCGCTACTGCCAGCAAACACAATATCATAAGCGGCTACGGCAACGGTAAATTTGGCCCCCAAGACCAGATCACCAGTGAGCAGGCTATGTCCATAATTGCCAGGGCTATGCAGGTCAGCGGGCTCAAAGCCGAAATTAGCCAGTCGGAAATACCTTCCCTGCTGAATTTTTTTAGTATCAATGGCACACCATCCGCCTGGGCACAGAACAGTATCGCCCTTTGCGTCAAGACTGGAATTGCTGCCAAGAATAACGGAAATATTACTGCTGTAAAAGGAATCATCACCAGAGCAGAGGCGGCGGTGATGATCAGAAATTATTTAGAGGTAAAATGGGGATGGCAGACTCTGACAGCCACCTGA
- a CDS encoding DNA internalization-related competence protein ComEC/Rec2: protein MPLSWFEIFIVLAASACFSYYACWPLFILIFLFLLAGGIWGGKHSLRSYSVLAVLLVAVLFFNWMQKPVPLNLKAQDGVVLTGRVETIPEFDGNRSSFVLKSKESQRAMKKIQVFCNFAAPVQKGEEISLRGDLKLPRPPGNPGEFDYPHYLSYSGIYYLMSVKEENAITVISAPGRAESFLAAIRNSGERIIENRLPPHEAAILMGMLLGKTDTMDPEQYRDFQKSGIVHIFSVSGLHVGFLLLLMAWLTSLCRMSPGMKLVVISIFLLLYASVIGWPVSVIRAVIMAILGLLAYYSGRENALLNGLGLAGTIIIVSDPFALFKISFQLSFVATWGLLYLFPLMKKRLQYTNRLWDLLLIPLSAQLAVLPLTAYHFNLFSPVSLLSNVLTSYLSGACVILGLLALMLATIWPWLAGIFLFPAGFFIELIMGLNSAVLKLPLAFWWVATPHFILIIVYYLGLLLLALSWSKDYRKKEFKYLGLSLMLLFILLISLPASMYQRGVMELVLIDVGQGDSILLKSPGGKFVLVDGGGSHYSDPGSKKLLPYLHHRGIRKIDVIINTHPDIDHIQGLEKASKELRVAHIALPYCLKDAKEYEELKGIAARKNIPLIFLKSGQRLNLEKGCELAVLYPEEERYQGNNFNNKSLVLHGQYGAFSFLLTGDVEKEGMQELLQQGKLGTSTVLKVPHHGSKGSLLPEFYRELNPRWAIISAGANNSFGHPHASVLKELQEQGIEVLRTDEDGAIVFQSNGRWVKIKTAL from the coding sequence ATGCCCTTGTCATGGTTTGAGATTTTTATAGTACTGGCGGCTTCCGCCTGTTTCAGCTATTATGCTTGCTGGCCTTTATTTATCTTAATCTTTTTATTTCTCCTGGCAGGAGGAATTTGGGGTGGGAAGCACTCTCTGAGGTCTTATAGCGTTCTAGCCGTCTTGTTAGTGGCGGTGCTGTTTTTTAACTGGATGCAGAAGCCGGTACCGCTTAATTTAAAAGCACAAGACGGAGTGGTTTTAACTGGCCGGGTGGAGACAATTCCCGAATTTGATGGTAATAGGAGCAGTTTTGTACTTAAGAGCAAAGAGTCCCAAAGGGCCATGAAGAAAATTCAGGTATTCTGCAACTTCGCAGCCCCAGTACAGAAGGGTGAAGAAATATCACTGCGGGGAGATTTAAAGCTTCCCCGTCCTCCCGGAAATCCCGGAGAATTCGATTATCCACACTATTTATCCTATAGTGGGATTTATTATTTAATGTCGGTTAAAGAAGAAAATGCTATTACGGTAATATCCGCTCCGGGACGGGCGGAAAGCTTTTTGGCCGCTATTCGAAACTCGGGAGAAAGAATTATTGAGAATCGCCTTCCACCGCACGAAGCAGCCATACTTATGGGAATGCTGCTGGGCAAAACCGATACTATGGATCCCGAACAATACCGGGACTTTCAGAAAAGCGGGATAGTGCATATTTTTTCGGTCTCCGGACTCCATGTGGGCTTTCTTCTTTTGCTGATGGCCTGGCTTACTTCCCTCTGCCGAATGTCTCCGGGGATGAAGTTGGTGGTTATCAGCATTTTTCTTTTGCTTTACGCCTCGGTGATAGGATGGCCAGTATCGGTAATTCGTGCGGTGATAATGGCCATTCTAGGACTGCTGGCCTATTATTCAGGGAGAGAAAATGCTCTTCTTAATGGTCTAGGGCTGGCCGGGACCATAATAATCGTGAGTGACCCCTTTGCTCTATTCAAAATATCTTTTCAGCTATCTTTTGTGGCCACCTGGGGCCTGCTTTACCTTTTTCCCCTCATGAAAAAAAGACTTCAGTATACTAATCGCCTCTGGGATTTGCTCCTTATTCCTTTATCGGCGCAACTGGCCGTACTCCCTCTCACAGCCTATCATTTTAACCTGTTCAGCCCGGTATCTTTATTGAGCAATGTACTTACCTCTTATCTATCCGGAGCCTGTGTAATCCTGGGGTTGCTGGCTTTAATGCTGGCCACTATCTGGCCTTGGCTGGCCGGTATATTCCTCTTCCCGGCCGGGTTTTTTATTGAATTGATTATGGGCTTGAATAGCGCCGTCTTGAAGCTGCCTCTGGCTTTCTGGTGGGTTGCAACTCCGCACTTTATCCTGATAATCGTCTATTATCTTGGCCTGCTCCTTCTAGCTCTATCCTGGAGTAAAGACTATAGAAAAAAGGAATTCAAGTATCTTGGGCTTTCCCTGATGTTGCTCTTTATTTTGCTAATATCATTACCCGCCAGCATGTACCAGCGGGGGGTGATGGAGCTTGTGTTAATCGATGTGGGGCAAGGGGACAGTATTCTTTTAAAGAGTCCCGGAGGCAAATTTGTCCTGGTAGACGGTGGGGGAAGCCATTATTCTGATCCAGGCAGTAAGAAATTGCTACCCTACTTGCATCATCGTGGTATAAGGAAAATTGATGTGATTATCAATACTCACCCGGATATAGACCATATCCAGGGGCTGGAGAAAGCCAGTAAGGAGCTCCGCGTAGCTCATATTGCCTTACCCTATTGTTTAAAGGATGCTAAAGAATATGAGGAACTCAAGGGGATTGCGGCCAGGAAAAACATTCCTTTAATTTTCCTGAAAAGTGGCCAGCGGCTCAACCTAGAGAAGGGATGCGAACTGGCTGTTCTTTATCCGGAAGAAGAGCGTTATCAAGGAAACAACTTTAATAATAAATCGCTGGTATTGCACGGTCAGTACGGAGCTTTTTCCTTTTTATTGACTGGTGATGTGGAGAAAGAAGGAATGCAGGAATTGCTGCAGCAGGGAAAGTTGGGGACAAGTACGGTACTAAAGGTACCACACCACGGCAGCAAAGGCTCCCTTTTGCCAGAATTTTACCGAGAGCTTAATCCCCGCTGGGCTATTATTTCCGCTGGAGCCAACAACAGCTTTGGCCACCCTCATGCCAGCGTGTTAAAAGAACTGCAAGAGCAGGGGATAGAGGTTTTACGCACGGATGAGGACGGAGCCATAGTTTTCCAGAGCAATGGCCGCTGGGTTAAAATAAAAACCGCGCTGTAG
- a CDS encoding helix-hairpin-helix domain-containing protein, protein MDNIDKRYLMGGFLILLVMVFMAGFKYAEFRYRDSSEKLELIEVNPAEKPEHLEDNLIQVYVCGEVKKPGVYQLKENDRVYQAVEMAGPEDKADLRLIDMARPLVDGETIVVPGEGELTAEMAGVQGASQLPVSSPASPVGSGKVNINKAPASELADRLNGIGPALSQRIVDYRESNGAFQKIEDIKNVSGIGEKKFEAIKDHITVR, encoded by the coding sequence ATGGATAATATAGACAAGCGCTACCTGATGGGCGGTTTTTTAATTTTGCTGGTGATGGTATTTATGGCCGGTTTCAAATATGCTGAATTCAGGTATCGTGATTCTTCTGAAAAGCTTGAACTTATTGAAGTAAATCCGGCGGAAAAGCCGGAGCATTTGGAAGATAACTTGATTCAGGTATATGTCTGTGGAGAGGTTAAAAAACCTGGGGTATACCAGTTGAAAGAGAACGACCGCGTATACCAGGCGGTGGAAATGGCTGGACCTGAAGATAAAGCTGATTTACGACTTATAGACATGGCCCGCCCTCTGGTGGATGGAGAAACCATTGTGGTTCCAGGAGAAGGAGAACTGACAGCAGAAATGGCCGGGGTGCAAGGAGCTTCGCAGTTGCCGGTTTCTTCTCCAGCTTCTCCGGTCGGCTCCGGCAAAGTTAATATTAATAAAGCGCCTGCCAGTGAACTGGCTGATAGATTAAACGGAATAGGACCCGCCCTCTCCCAGCGGATTGTTGACTACCGGGAGTCCAATGGAGCCTTTCAAAAAATTGAAGACATTAAAAACGTTAGTGGTATAGGAGAGAAGAAGTTTGAAGCCATAAAAGATCATATAACAGTTAGGTAA
- a CDS encoding DUF2225 domain-containing protein: MLDIAALAKLGGVKKYNADEIFFNAGDPGHEMYIILKGRVGVYITSIDGFPIMITELVSGDFFGEMSLLEDQPRSATIGAIEDTIVLVINESNFEQVIAQQPSLAYRIMKGMSSRVRQLNEDLAQLKRGKVEERKAFKLAPPTAEKPSAEVLDNSLFPPGHKPYPLEAPPSDDNLLFDREVLCPVCEEKFKTKNVRSSKLRLDKVDNDLRQRFVDFEPLWYLVWTCPNCYYSNFNFEFKQVSEVFTKKLLEQGKQLKAKVRLQFSEPRKLDEVFVTYYLMLQSLQAAGKPNPTEAAKVWLRLSWLYNDAGDEEMFLYASQQALDMFKDTFYNTRRETSIEQDQRLSLLLGELSMRIGENTEALKFFRGAIARKGGNNTINRQAEDRIRDLKDIILVQEKKVKEEEKV, encoded by the coding sequence ATGCTGGATATAGCCGCCTTGGCTAAACTCGGAGGAGTTAAAAAATATAATGCTGATGAGATTTTTTTTAATGCTGGGGATCCCGGCCACGAAATGTATATTATACTCAAAGGCCGAGTAGGAGTTTATATAACCTCCATTGACGGTTTTCCTATTATGATAACGGAACTGGTCTCCGGAGACTTCTTTGGTGAAATGTCCCTGTTGGAAGACCAACCCCGCAGCGCTACTATCGGGGCTATAGAGGATACCATTGTATTGGTTATTAATGAAAGTAACTTTGAACAGGTAATTGCCCAGCAACCCAGCCTGGCTTACCGAATAATGAAAGGTATGAGCAGCCGGGTGCGCCAGCTAAACGAAGATCTGGCCCAGTTGAAACGAGGGAAAGTCGAGGAAAGAAAAGCATTTAAGCTTGCTCCCCCCACAGCGGAAAAACCGTCCGCAGAGGTTTTGGACAACTCCCTTTTTCCCCCGGGACATAAGCCTTACCCTCTGGAAGCTCCGCCTAGTGACGATAACCTGCTTTTTGACCGGGAAGTTCTTTGCCCAGTCTGTGAGGAAAAATTCAAAACCAAAAATGTCCGTTCCTCCAAGCTCCGACTGGATAAGGTGGATAATGACCTGCGCCAGCGTTTCGTGGACTTTGAGCCGCTCTGGTACCTGGTCTGGACCTGTCCCAACTGCTATTACTCCAATTTTAACTTCGAGTTCAAACAGGTGTCTGAAGTCTTTACGAAAAAACTACTGGAGCAAGGCAAGCAATTAAAAGCTAAAGTTCGTTTGCAGTTTAGTGAGCCCCGCAAACTGGATGAGGTTTTTGTGACCTACTACCTCATGCTGCAATCCTTGCAAGCAGCAGGCAAACCAAATCCTACCGAAGCAGCCAAGGTCTGGCTGCGCCTATCCTGGTTGTATAATGACGCTGGAGATGAAGAGATGTTTTTATATGCCTCCCAGCAGGCCCTGGATATGTTTAAGGACACCTTTTACAATACCAGACGGGAAACCTCGATAGAACAGGATCAGCGTCTTTCTTTGCTCTTAGGTGAGCTTAGCATGCGCATTGGCGAAAATACGGAAGCCTTGAAATTTTTCCGGGGAGCCATTGCGCGTAAAGGCGGTAATAATACTATCAACCGGCAAGCAGAGGATCGAATTAGGGACTTGAAGGACATTATATTAGTGCAAGAAAAGAAGGTAAAGGAAGAAGAAAAAGTATAA
- a CDS encoding DUF1540 domain-containing protein, which yields MKLRGRQTIMCDVSSCRFFESNMCSLDAIQVAPCSDISSGSPEDETLCASYEQG from the coding sequence ATGAAATTGCGAGGACGCCAGACCATAATGTGTGATGTAAGTAGTTGCCGGTTTTTTGAAAGCAATATGTGCAGCTTGGACGCTATCCAGGTAGCTCCTTGTAGCGACATAAGCAGCGGTTCTCCGGAAGATGAGACCTTATGTGCCAGCTATGAACAGGGTTAA